A region from the Pelobates fuscus isolate aPelFus1 chromosome 3, aPelFus1.pri, whole genome shotgun sequence genome encodes:
- the LOC134601645 gene encoding protein kinase C delta type-like has product MSYLGKIFSPKKKEYEEGESDPPISQEKKRRMKRGYETVYQSIQFSSDCEEQEKRPKHVSSIKQLKNRQEKAYICAKRKEENEYKEGVRKRARWEESTVQKSTRWSQQSSLTPLDFTFLYELGSGAFGKVMMASWRSRKPVAVKIMRKDAIRADIILRERRVLEIARNCPFLCEGLAAFQTKMHTFFVMPYMFGGSLDWYLTIKRSLPTYEAMFYAAEITCGLQFLHKRGIVHRDIKPDNIMLDEEGHARICDFGLVAENITGGVLAQGSTGTTTHMAPEVAAERRYGASADWWSLGVTLHQMLTGHLPIYIKLPGHRCSCSKQLRFSPHLSKESKDVMSKLLEESPRLRLGVRSNIRLHPFFGAINWRHLEAKAIPPPYKPQRGPAENPLWNVRKKHFSFMEPMKYRTFSGDSWFIPNLSFTSSKLRDYC; this is encoded by the exons ATGTCATATTTGGGTAAAATATTCTCACCTAAGAAAAAGGAGTATGAAGAAGGAGAAAGTGATCCACCTATTTCTCAGGAGAAAAAGAGGAGGATGAAAAGAGGTTATGAAACAGTGTACCAGAGCATTCAATTTAGCAGTGACTGTGAGGAGCAGGAAAAAAGACCAAAACATGTATCAtcaataaaacaattaaagaatAGGCAAGAGAAAGCTTATATATGTGCAAAACGGAAAGAGGAAAATGAATATAAAGAAGGAGTGAGAAAGAGAGCAAGATGGGAGGAAAGTACGGTTCAGAAGTCAACAAGATGGAGTCAGCAGAGCTCACTGACCCCATTAGACTTCACGTTCCTCTATGAACTAGGAAGCGGTGCTTTTGGGAAG GTAATGATGGCGTCATGGAGGAGCAGAAAACCTGTGGCAGTCAAGATAATGAGGAAAGATGCAATCAGGGCAGACATCATACTCCGGGAGCGACGTGTCCTTGAGATTGCCAGAAACTGCCCCTTCCTGTGCGAGGGTTTAGCCGCCTTTCAGACTAAG ATGCACACCTTCTTTGTCATGCCCTACATGTTTGGTGGCAGCCTGGATTGGTATCTTACGATAAAGCGATCCCTCCCGACCTACGAGGCAAT GTTTTATGCTGCAGAAATAACATGCGGCCTTCAATTCTTACATAAGCGAGGCATCGTTCACCG GGATATTAAGCCGGATAACATCATGCTTGATGAAGAGGGCCATGCCAGAATATGTGATTTTGGACTGGTGGCAGAAAACATCACAGGAGGAGTCCTGGCCCAGGGTAGCACTGGGACTACAACCCACATGGCACCAGAG gtggcTGCAGAGAGGAGATATGGTGCGTCAGCCGACTGGTGGTCACTGGGAGTTACCTTACATCAAATGTTGACCGGACATCTCCCCATTTACATAAAATTACCTGGGCACAGGTGCTCATGCTCCAAGCAGCTGCGCTTCTCTCCCCACCTGAGTAAAGAAAGCAAAGATGTCATGTCTAAA CTTCTAGAGGAAAGCCCCAGACTGAGGCTTGGAGTACGAAGCAACATCAGGCTTCACCCATTTTTTGGAGCTATAAATTGGAGGCATTTGGAAGCCAAGGCCATTCCACCCCCATACAAGCCACAGAGG GGGCCAGCTGAGAACCCCCTTTGGAATGTCCGGAAGAAGCATTTCTCTTTTATGGAGCCCATGAAGTATCGCACCTTTTCAGGAGACAGCTGGTTTATACCGAACTTGTCTTTCACAAGCTCCAAATTGAGAGACTATTGCTAG